One Rosa chinensis cultivar Old Blush chromosome 3, RchiOBHm-V2, whole genome shotgun sequence DNA window includes the following coding sequences:
- the LOC112193273 gene encoding cytochrome P450 76A2 — MEYFPSNFLVCFVIPSLLFLLFRWRSNSGGNQGLPPGPPGWPLLGNMLDLGAMPHKTLTRLRHKFGSVVWLRIGVRNTLVIQSTKAATEFFKNHDLTFVERNINEGARVHDYHKGSLALAPYGTQWRVLRRLVTVDMLTNKRINETAMIRRKCVENMQKWIEEEASKLNDNGSSSNGVHVARFVFLMTFNLLGNLMLSRDLVDPNSKEGLEFFDAMRGLMEANGHANMADYFPWLRWLDPQGVKRRMKKHVGKALEIASGFVKARVKERKLVGGEKTRDFLDVMLDFEDDGNHESAKISDHHLNIFILEIFMAGSETTSSTTEWALTELLCNPETLIKAKSELNRVIGPNRKIEEGDIDNLPYLQCIIKETLRLHPPIPFLVPRKAVQDTKFMGYFVPKDTQVFVNAYAIGRDPDVWTNEPDSFKPERFIGSKIDYKGQHYELIPFGAGRRMCAGVPLGHRMLHLTLGLLLHQFDWALGRNVTKESMNWNDRLGITMRKSEPLLAVPTKCLV, encoded by the exons ATGGAGTACTTTCCCTCGAATTTTCTTGTCTGTTTTGTCATACCATCTCTGCTCTTCTTGCTCTTCCGGTGGAGATCAAATTCAGGTGGTAATCAAGGGCTTCCACCCGGCCCACCGGGATGGCCACTTCTCGGCAACATGCTCGACCTTGGAGCTATGCCGCACAAAACCCTCACCAGGCTGCGACACAAATTCGGTTCTGTGGTCTGGCTAAGGATCGGTGTCCGAAATACCTTGGTAATCCAATCCACCAAAGCAGCCACCGAGTTTTTCAAAAACCACGACCTGACGTTTGTTGAACGGAATATCAATGAAGGTGCTCGTGTTCACGATTACCATAAGGGGTCACTCGCGCTGGCCCCTTACGGGACACAGTGGCGAGTGTTAAGGCGTCTAGTGACCGTGGACATGTTGACGAACAAGCGTATCAATGAGACGGCAATGATACGCAGAAAGTGCGTTGAAAATATGCAAAAATGGATAGAAGAAGAAGCCTCTAAACTCAACGATAATGGATCATCGTCAAATGGAGTGCACGTCGCTCGTTTCGTGTTCCTCATGACATTTAATCTTCTTGGGAATCTAATGTTGTCGAGGGACTTGGTGGATCCAAATTCAAAAGAAGGATTGGAGTTTTTTGACGCGATGAGGGGACTGATGGAGGCGAATGGTCATGCAAACATGGCGGACTACTTTCCATGGCTGAGGTGGCTTGATCCACAGGGTGTGAAGAGAAGGATGAAGAAGCACGTTGGAAAAGCTCTGGAAATTGCCTCCGGCTTTGTGAAGGCGCGCGTGAAAGAGAGGAAATTGGTGGGTGGAGAGAAAACTAGGGACTTTCTGGATGTGATGCTTGACTTTGAAGACGATGGAAATCATGAATCAGCCAAGATTTCTGATCATCATCTCAATATTTTCATTCTG GAAATATTTATGGCCGGTTCAGAAACAACAAGCAGCACAACAGAATGGGCACTGACCGAGCTTTTATGCAACCCAGAGACGCTAATCAAGGCCAAATCCGAGCTCAATCGAGTCATAGGTCCAAACAGAAAGATAGAAGAAGGTGACATTGACAATCTTCCTTACTTGCAATGCATAATCAAAGAGACCCTAAGATTGCATCCACCAATCCCATTCCTGGTACCAAGAAAAGCTGTGCAAGACACCAAATTCATGGGGTACTTCGTACCCAAAGATACACAGGTTTTTGTGAATGCTTATGCAATTGGAAGAGACCCAGATGTGTGGACTAATGAGCCTGATTCATTTAAGCCCGAGAGGTTCATAGGGTCAAAAATTGATTATAAAGGTCAGCATTATGAGTTGATTCCCTTTGGAGCTGGGAGAAGAATGTGTGCAGGTGTGCCATTGGGTCATAGAATGTTGCACCTTACTCTGGGATTATTGCTTCACCAATTCGATTGGGCACTTGGCCGGAATGTTACTAAAGAATCAATGAATTGGAATGACAGGCTAGGAATCACAATGAGAAAGTCTGAGCCACTACTAGCGGTGCCTACAAAGTGCTTGGTTTAG